Proteins encoded within one genomic window of Gadus chalcogrammus isolate NIFS_2021 chromosome 6, NIFS_Gcha_1.0, whole genome shotgun sequence:
- the suds3 gene encoding sin3 histone deacetylase corepressor complex component SDS3 isoform X1, protein MASTLLSPMVDYYNDEEELDSVEEEDDRSFRGRDSEEDTEDASETDLAKHDDDDYVEIKEQMYQDKLASLKRQLQQLQEGSLQEYQKRMKKLDQQYKERLRNADLFLQLETEQVERNYIKEKKAAVKEFDDKKVELKENLIAELEEKKKMIENEKVTMELTGDSMEMKPNTTRKLRRRPNDPVPIPDKRRKPAPAQLNYLLTDEQIMEDLRMLNKLKSPKRPVSPSSPEHLPTTPVEIPSQRYEARIEEGKLYYDKRWYHKSQAIYLESKDNTKISCVICSVGTNEIWVRKTSDSTKMRIYLGQLQRGAFVIRRRSAA, encoded by the exons ATGGCTTCAACTTTGCTATCACCCATGGTAGACTATTATAACGATGAAGAGGAACTCGacagtgtggaggaggaggatgataggAGCTTCAGAGGAAGAGACTCAGAAGAAG ACACAGAGGATGCCAGTGAAACCGACCTCGCCAAGCATGACGATGATGATTATGTGGAAATTAAAGAGCA GATGTACCAAGATAAACTGGCCTCCCTAAAAAGACAGTTACAGCAATTACAAGAAG GGTCACTGCAGGAGTACCAGAAGAGAATGAAAAAGCTGGACCAGCAGTACAAAGAAAGGCTCCGCAATGCAG ATCTTTTTCTCCAGCTTGAG ACCGAACAGGTGGAGCGGAACTACATCAAAGAGAAAAAGGCTGCGGTGAAGGAGTTTGATGACAAGAAGGTGGAGCTGAAGGAGAACCTCATCGCAGAActagaagagaagaagaagatgattgAGAATGAGAAAGTGACAATGGAGCTGACGGGTG ATTCTATGGAGATGAAACCCAATACGACCAGAAAGCTGAGGAGAAGACCGAATGATCCGGTCCCCATTCCAGACAAACGCAGGAAACCCGCTCCTG CTCAGTTAAATTATTTGCTAACAGACGAACAGATCATGGAGGATCTGAGAATGCTAAACAAG TTGAAATCACCAAAACGTCCAG TATCTCCCTCGTCTCCGGAGcacctccccaccacccccgTGGAGATCCCGTCCCAGCGCTATGAGGCCCGCATAGAGGAAGGGAAGCTCTACTACGACAAAAGATG GTACCATAAGAGCCAGGCCATCTACCTAGAGTCAAAGGACAACACCAAGATCAGCTGTGTCATCTGCTCTGTGGGAACCAATGAG ATCTGGGTGCGGAAGACCAGCGACAGCACCAAGATGAGGATATACCTGGGACAGTTACAGCGAGGAGCCTTTGTGATCCGGCGACGGTCGGCCGCGTGA
- the suds3 gene encoding sin3 histone deacetylase corepressor complex component SDS3 isoform X2, with product MASTLLSPMVDYYNDEEELDSVEEEDDRSFRGRDSEEDTEDASETDLAKHDDDDYVEIKEQMYQDKLASLKRQLQQLQEGSLQEYQKRMKKLDQQYKERLRNADLFLQLEVERNYIKEKKAAVKEFDDKKVELKENLIAELEEKKKMIENEKVTMELTGDSMEMKPNTTRKLRRRPNDPVPIPDKRRKPAPAQLNYLLTDEQIMEDLRMLNKLKSPKRPVSPSSPEHLPTTPVEIPSQRYEARIEEGKLYYDKRWYHKSQAIYLESKDNTKISCVICSVGTNEIWVRKTSDSTKMRIYLGQLQRGAFVIRRRSAA from the exons ATGGCTTCAACTTTGCTATCACCCATGGTAGACTATTATAACGATGAAGAGGAACTCGacagtgtggaggaggaggatgataggAGCTTCAGAGGAAGAGACTCAGAAGAAG ACACAGAGGATGCCAGTGAAACCGACCTCGCCAAGCATGACGATGATGATTATGTGGAAATTAAAGAGCA GATGTACCAAGATAAACTGGCCTCCCTAAAAAGACAGTTACAGCAATTACAAGAAG GGTCACTGCAGGAGTACCAGAAGAGAATGAAAAAGCTGGACCAGCAGTACAAAGAAAGGCTCCGCAATGCAG ATCTTTTTCTCCAGCTTGAG GTGGAGCGGAACTACATCAAAGAGAAAAAGGCTGCGGTGAAGGAGTTTGATGACAAGAAGGTGGAGCTGAAGGAGAACCTCATCGCAGAActagaagagaagaagaagatgattgAGAATGAGAAAGTGACAATGGAGCTGACGGGTG ATTCTATGGAGATGAAACCCAATACGACCAGAAAGCTGAGGAGAAGACCGAATGATCCGGTCCCCATTCCAGACAAACGCAGGAAACCCGCTCCTG CTCAGTTAAATTATTTGCTAACAGACGAACAGATCATGGAGGATCTGAGAATGCTAAACAAG TTGAAATCACCAAAACGTCCAG TATCTCCCTCGTCTCCGGAGcacctccccaccacccccgTGGAGATCCCGTCCCAGCGCTATGAGGCCCGCATAGAGGAAGGGAAGCTCTACTACGACAAAAGATG GTACCATAAGAGCCAGGCCATCTACCTAGAGTCAAAGGACAACACCAAGATCAGCTGTGTCATCTGCTCTGTGGGAACCAATGAG ATCTGGGTGCGGAAGACCAGCGACAGCACCAAGATGAGGATATACCTGGGACAGTTACAGCGAGGAGCCTTTGTGATCCGGCGACGGTCGGCCGCGTGA
- the suds3 gene encoding sin3 histone deacetylase corepressor complex component SDS3 isoform X4: MTTLKDTEDASETDLAKHDDDDYVEIKEQMYQDKLASLKRQLQQLQEGSLQEYQKRMKKLDQQYKERLRNADLFLQLETEQVERNYIKEKKAAVKEFDDKKVELKENLIAELEEKKKMIENEKVTMELTGDSMEMKPNTTRKLRRRPNDPVPIPDKRRKPAPAQLNYLLTDEQIMEDLRMLNKLKSPKRPVSPSSPEHLPTTPVEIPSQRYEARIEEGKLYYDKRWYHKSQAIYLESKDNTKISCVICSVGTNEIWVRKTSDSTKMRIYLGQLQRGAFVIRRRSAA, encoded by the exons ATGACAACGCTGAAAG ACACAGAGGATGCCAGTGAAACCGACCTCGCCAAGCATGACGATGATGATTATGTGGAAATTAAAGAGCA GATGTACCAAGATAAACTGGCCTCCCTAAAAAGACAGTTACAGCAATTACAAGAAG GGTCACTGCAGGAGTACCAGAAGAGAATGAAAAAGCTGGACCAGCAGTACAAAGAAAGGCTCCGCAATGCAG ATCTTTTTCTCCAGCTTGAG ACCGAACAGGTGGAGCGGAACTACATCAAAGAGAAAAAGGCTGCGGTGAAGGAGTTTGATGACAAGAAGGTGGAGCTGAAGGAGAACCTCATCGCAGAActagaagagaagaagaagatgattgAGAATGAGAAAGTGACAATGGAGCTGACGGGTG ATTCTATGGAGATGAAACCCAATACGACCAGAAAGCTGAGGAGAAGACCGAATGATCCGGTCCCCATTCCAGACAAACGCAGGAAACCCGCTCCTG CTCAGTTAAATTATTTGCTAACAGACGAACAGATCATGGAGGATCTGAGAATGCTAAACAAG TTGAAATCACCAAAACGTCCAG TATCTCCCTCGTCTCCGGAGcacctccccaccacccccgTGGAGATCCCGTCCCAGCGCTATGAGGCCCGCATAGAGGAAGGGAAGCTCTACTACGACAAAAGATG GTACCATAAGAGCCAGGCCATCTACCTAGAGTCAAAGGACAACACCAAGATCAGCTGTGTCATCTGCTCTGTGGGAACCAATGAG ATCTGGGTGCGGAAGACCAGCGACAGCACCAAGATGAGGATATACCTGGGACAGTTACAGCGAGGAGCCTTTGTGATCCGGCGACGGTCGGCCGCGTGA
- the suds3 gene encoding sin3 histone deacetylase corepressor complex component SDS3 isoform X3: MQQTLDIQVKAEGDERHINNTEDASETDLAKHDDDDYVEIKEQMYQDKLASLKRQLQQLQEGSLQEYQKRMKKLDQQYKERLRNADLFLQLETEQVERNYIKEKKAAVKEFDDKKVELKENLIAELEEKKKMIENEKVTMELTGDSMEMKPNTTRKLRRRPNDPVPIPDKRRKPAPAQLNYLLTDEQIMEDLRMLNKLKSPKRPVSPSSPEHLPTTPVEIPSQRYEARIEEGKLYYDKRWYHKSQAIYLESKDNTKISCVICSVGTNEIWVRKTSDSTKMRIYLGQLQRGAFVIRRRSAA; the protein is encoded by the exons ATGCAGCAGACGCTTGACATCCAAGTTAAAGCCGAAGGGGACGAGCGCCACATTAACA ACACAGAGGATGCCAGTGAAACCGACCTCGCCAAGCATGACGATGATGATTATGTGGAAATTAAAGAGCA GATGTACCAAGATAAACTGGCCTCCCTAAAAAGACAGTTACAGCAATTACAAGAAG GGTCACTGCAGGAGTACCAGAAGAGAATGAAAAAGCTGGACCAGCAGTACAAAGAAAGGCTCCGCAATGCAG ATCTTTTTCTCCAGCTTGAG ACCGAACAGGTGGAGCGGAACTACATCAAAGAGAAAAAGGCTGCGGTGAAGGAGTTTGATGACAAGAAGGTGGAGCTGAAGGAGAACCTCATCGCAGAActagaagagaagaagaagatgattgAGAATGAGAAAGTGACAATGGAGCTGACGGGTG ATTCTATGGAGATGAAACCCAATACGACCAGAAAGCTGAGGAGAAGACCGAATGATCCGGTCCCCATTCCAGACAAACGCAGGAAACCCGCTCCTG CTCAGTTAAATTATTTGCTAACAGACGAACAGATCATGGAGGATCTGAGAATGCTAAACAAG TTGAAATCACCAAAACGTCCAG TATCTCCCTCGTCTCCGGAGcacctccccaccacccccgTGGAGATCCCGTCCCAGCGCTATGAGGCCCGCATAGAGGAAGGGAAGCTCTACTACGACAAAAGATG GTACCATAAGAGCCAGGCCATCTACCTAGAGTCAAAGGACAACACCAAGATCAGCTGTGTCATCTGCTCTGTGGGAACCAATGAG ATCTGGGTGCGGAAGACCAGCGACAGCACCAAGATGAGGATATACCTGGGACAGTTACAGCGAGGAGCCTTTGTGATCCGGCGACGGTCGGCCGCGTGA
- the pxmp2 gene encoding peroxisomal membrane protein 2 — MPVASVPIREARIPFRLLQQYLFLLKTYPILTKSVTSGILSSLGNLLSQFLEANKSAKNGKPVKEINRAAATRYAIFGLFLTGPLSHYFYQLMEVWMPTTDPYYIVKRLLLDRLIFAPVFLFIFYLVMNTLESKGLADLQNKLEDTYWTALKMNWRVWTPFQFININFVPVQFRVLFANGVALFWYAYLASVRK; from the exons ATGCCTGTAGCCAGCGTACCAATTAGAGAGGCTCGCATCCCTTTTCGGTTGCTTCAGCAATATTTGTTTCTACTGAAGACATATCCAATTCTTACCAAATCTGTAACGAG CGGGATACTTTCTTCTTTAGGAAACCTTCTATCTCAATTCCTGGAAGCTAATAAAAGCGCCAAAAATGGGAAGCCAGTGAAAGAGATTAACAGAGCAGCAGCCACACGCTATGCAATATTTGG GTTGTTTCTAACGGGGCCACTCAGCCACTATTTCTACCAGCTGATGGAGGTGTGGATGCCAACCACAGACCCCTACTACATTGTCAAGCGTCTTCTACTAGACCGCCTGATCTTTGCTCCAGTTTTCCTGTTCATCTTCTACCTGGTCATGAACACCCTGGAG TCAAAGGGGTTGGCCGACCTACAAAATAAATTGGAAGATACTTACTGGACAGCTCTGAAGATGAACTGGAGAGTGTGGACACCTTTTCAGTTCATCAACATCAACTTTGTACCTGTCCAG TTCAGAGTGCTGTTTGCCAACGGGGTTGCCTTGTTTTGGTATGCCTACCTAGCATCTGTCCGGAAATGA
- the unga gene encoding uracil DNA glycosylase a, with amino-acid sequence MIGQQHINSFFSPVSKKRVSKELGKTEKHAEEVQITPKKLRSSNVEQKSSSPPQLSLEQLERMAKNKKAALDKIRAKATPAGFGETWRRELAAEFEKPYFKQLMSFVADERSRHTVYPPADQVFSWTEMCDIQDVKVVILGQDPYHGPNQAHGLCFSVQKPVPPPPSLVNIYKELCTDIDGFKHPGHGDLSGWAKQGVLLLNAVLTVRAHQANSHKDRGWETFTDAVIKWLSVNREGVVFLLWGSYAHKKGATIDRKRHHVLQAVHPSPLSAHRGFLGCKHFSKANGLLKLSGTEPINWRAL; translated from the exons ATGATTGGTCAACAGCATATCAACTCTTTCTTCTCACCAGTTTCAAAAAAGAGAGTTTCAAAGGAATTAGGTAAAACCGAAAAGCATGCCGAAGAAGTTCAG ATAACGCCGAAGAAACTGAGGTCCTCAAATGTGGAACAAAAGTCGTCATCGCCACCACAGCTTTCATTGGAGCAGCTGGAAAGAATGGCCAAAAATAAGAAAGCAGCGCTTGACAAGATTAGAGCAAAAGCAACGCCTGCAGGTTTCGGAGAGACTTGGAGAAGAGAGCTGGCTGCAGAGTTTGAAAAGCCATACTTCAAACAA TTGATGTCCTTTGTAGCTGATGAGAGGAGCCGTCACACCGTCTACCCACCGGCTGATCAAGTGTTCAGTTGGACAGAGATGTGTGACATTCAAGAT GTGAAAGTAGTGATTCTAGGCCAGGACCCTTACCACGGTCCCAACCAAGCACATGGACTCTGTTTCAGTGTGCAAAAGCcagttccccctccccccag TCTCGTGAACATATACAAAGAATTGTGTACCGACATTGATGGCTTCAAGCATCCTGGACATGGAGATCTAAGCGGATGGGCAAAACAAG GGGTGCTGCTGCTTAACGCGGTGCTGACAGTGCGGGCCCATCAGGCCAACTCCCACAAGGACAGAGGCTGGGAGACCTTCACCGACGCTGTGATCAAGTGGCTGAGCGTCAACCGGGAAGGAGTGGTCTTCCTGTTGTGGGGCTCATACGCCCATAAGAAGGGAGCGACCATCGACAGG AAACGTCACCATGTCTTGCAAGCTGTTCATCCATCTCCTTTGTCTGCTCATCGTGGGTTCCTTGGTTGTAAGCACTTCTCCAAGGCTAACGGGCTGCTGAAACTATCTGGGACGGAGCCTATAAACTGGAGAGCACTCTAA
- the anapc7 gene encoding anaphase-promoting complex subunit 7: MNVIEHVRDMSAAGLHSNVRIMSSLLLTMSSNNPELFSPSQKYQLLVYHADAIFHDKEYRNAACKYSMALQQKKVISKTSKVRTSTGGGASNVQAQSLPSEIEVKYKIAECYTILKLDKDAIAVLDGIPSRQRTPKINMMLANLYRKAGQERSAVSSYKEVLRQCPLALDAIIGLLSLSVKGAEVASMTMDVIQSIPNLDWLSVWIKAYAFVHAGDNQRAINTICSLEKKSLLRDNVDLLVSLADVYFRAGDTKNSILKFEQAQMLDPYLIKGMDVYGYLMAREGHLEDVEVLGGRLFNISDQHAEPWVISGCHSFYSKRYSRALYLGAKAIQLNSNSVQALLLKGAALRNMGRVQEAIIHFREAMRLAPCRLDCYEGLIDCYLASNGIREAMGMANNIYKTLGANAQTLTILATVCLEDPVTQEKAKALLDKALAQRPDYTKAVVKKAELLSREQKYEEGIALLRNALANQSDCVLHRMLGDFLVAVNDYQEAMDQYSIALSLDPNDQKSLEGMQKMEKEESPTDATVELDGDDMEGSGEEGDLEGSDSEAAQWADQEQWFGMQ; the protein is encoded by the exons ATGAACGTTATAGAGCATGTACGCGACATGTCAGCCGCGGGCCTTCACTCGAATGTCCGGATTATGAGCAGCTTGTTGTTGACGATGAGTAGCAACAACCC AGAGCTGTTCTCCCCTTCTCAGAAGTACCAGCTCCTTGTGTATCACGCCGATGCCATCTTCCACGATAAGGAGTACCGGAATGCTGCGTGCAAGTACAGCATGGCTCTGCAGCAGAAGAAGGTCATCAGCAAAACATCCAAAGTCCGCACGTCAACGGGCGGCGGGGCGTCTAACGTCCAGGCCCAG AGCCTGCCCTCAGAGATTGAGGTGAAATATAAGATAGCAGAATGCTACACCATATTGAAACTAGATAAAGATGCCATCGCAGTGCTGGATGGAATCCCATCCAGACAGAGAACTCCAAAG ATCAATATGATGCTAGCTAACCTGTACAGGAAGGCTGGCCAAGAGCGATCCGCTGTGTCGAGCTACAAGGAGGTGCTGAGGCAGTGCCCGCTGGCCCTGGACGCCATCATAG GCCTCCTGTCCCTCTCGGTGAAGGGAGCAGAGGTGGCCTCCATGACCATGGACGTGATCCAGAGCATCCCCAACCTGGACTGGCTCTCCGTCTGGATCAAGGCATACGCCTTCGTACATGCCGGGGACAATCAGAGGGCCATCAACACCATTTG ctctctggaGAAAAAGTCTCTTCTGCGGGACAACGTGGACCTGCTGGTGAGCCTGGCTGACGTCTACTTCAGGGCCGGGGATACGAAGAACTCCATCCTGAAGTTTGAACAGGCCCAGATGCTGGACCCCTACCTCATCAAAG GCATGGACGTGTACGGCTATCTGATGGCCCGAGAGGGACACCTGGAGGACGTGGAGGTCCTGGGGGGAAGACTCTTCAACATCTCTGATCAGCATGCCGAACCATGGGTCATCTCCGG CTGTCACAGCTTCTACAGTAAGCGCTACTCCCGGGCGCTGTACCTTGGGGCCAAGGCCATCCAGCTGAACAGCAACAGTGTGCAGGCCCTCCTGCTGAAGGGGGCGGCGCTGAGGAACATGGGCCGGGTCCAGGAGGCCATCATCCACTTCAGAGAGGCCATGAGGCTGGCGCCATGCCGCCTGGACTGCTACGAAG GTCTGATCGACTGTTACCTTGCATCCAATGGGATCCGAGAGGCCATGGGGATGGCCAACAACATCTACAAAACCCTGGGTGCCAACGCCCAGACCCTGACCATCCTGGCCACGGTCTGCCTGGAGGACCCGGTGACCCAGGAGAAGGCCAAGGCCCTGCTGGACAAGGCCCTGGCCCAGAGGCCTGACTACACCAAGGCCGTGGTCAAGAAGGCTGAGCTGCTGA GCCGAGAACAGAAATATGAAGAAGGGATCGCTCTCCTCCGCAACGCCCTGGCCAATCAGAGTGACTGTGTCCTGCACAGAATGCTGGGCGATTTCCTGGTGGCGGTCAATGATTACCAAGAAGCCATGGACCAGTACAGCATAGCCCTGAG CCTGGATCCCAACGACCAGAAGTCTCTGGAGGGCATGCagaagatggagaaggaggagagcccTACGGACGCCACGGTGGAGCTGGACGGAGACGACATGGAGGGCAGCGGGGAAGAGGGGGACCTGGAGGGCAGCGACAGTGAGGCGGCTCAGTGGGCGGACCAGGAGCAGTGGTTTGGCATGCAGTGA